A section of the Methanofollis sp. UBA420 genome encodes:
- a CDS encoding HNH endonuclease, whose product MSKPSESLDLLKVYSRKDLKEKFGIFDTRIDTWVFPWEARSSVWLFVTKEKTAGMTDYSDDFDGQILNSDGQMAGRTDKKIIHHMEDGNELLVFFRNRKNEYPNSAFKYLGRFQYLSHKGERPTRFVLQALDIGTDECGGPVPLAECQKPEEYIEGMERTRVQTYYERNPRLRAEALRIHGTKCAVCGFDFSETYGTLGEGYIEVHHKNPVSSYEGEVAVNPETDLVPVCANCHRMIHRRKDPLSVESLRTIVQNR is encoded by the coding sequence ATGTCCAAGCCGTCAGAATCTCTTGATCTGCTTAAGGTCTATTCTCGCAAGGATTTGAAAGAAAAGTTTGGCATTTTTGACACTCGCATAGATACCTGGGTATTCCCATGGGAGGCCCGGTCATCGGTCTGGCTATTCGTAACAAAAGAAAAGACAGCTGGCATGACCGATTACTCTGACGACTTTGATGGCCAAATCCTAAATTCAGATGGGCAGATGGCTGGAAGGACCGACAAAAAGATAATTCATCACATGGAGGACGGCAATGAGTTGCTGGTTTTTTTCCGAAACCGGAAAAACGAGTACCCCAATTCTGCCTTCAAATACTTGGGGCGGTTTCAATACCTCTCCCACAAAGGGGAAAGACCGACGAGATTTGTCCTTCAAGCCTTGGACATTGGCACGGATGAGTGCGGTGGACCTGTTCCTCTTGCCGAGTGCCAGAAGCCTGAAGAATACATTGAAGGGATGGAGAGGACGCGGGTCCAGACCTACTATGAGAGGAACCCCCGCCTGAGGGCAGAGGCATTGAGGATCCACGGGACAAAATGTGCGGTCTGCGGCTTTGACTTCTCTGAAACCTATGGCACTCTCGGAGAGGGCTATATCGAGGTCCACCATAAAAATCCCGTCTCCTCCTATGAGGGGGAAGTTGCTGTCAATCCTGAAACCGACCTTGTGCCTGTATGTGCCAACTGCCACCGGATGATCCACAGGAGAAAAGACCCTCTTTCAGTGGAGTCTCTCCGCACAATCGTGCAGAATCGCTGA